The Nicotiana tomentosiformis chromosome 2, ASM39032v3, whole genome shotgun sequence genome includes the window tttcacaagcatctgaccattagaacttaaccgccttctgcgtcaatttagtcaacggagaggaaagggtagagaacctctccacaaacttcctgtaatatcaTGCTTAGCCTAAGAAACTATGAATCTCagttggggtagtaggtctaggccatttCTTCACCACtgaaatcttctgaggatcaactttaattccttctctggagacgacatgccccaagaatgtaacagattcaagccaaaattcatattttgaaaacttcgcatacaacttgtgTTGATATAGAGTTTGTAGAACTGCCTTGAAGTGATCAGCATAGTCCTcttgacttcgtgaatataccagaatatcgtcaataaacactatcacgaatGAGTCAAGGAAAGGCTTGAAGAcatgattcataagatccatgaaagttgtcggggcgtttgttagcccaaaagacattaccagaaattcaaagtgcccatactgggtcctgaaagctgctttcgaaatatcctgctccctgatcttcaattggtgatacttgGATcataaatcgatcttggagaagtacttagcaccttgcaattggtcaaacaagtcatctatccttagaagtgggtatttattcttgatcgtgaccttattgaactgccgatagtcaatacacattcttagtgacccatctttcttccttacaaaaaggactggtgcgccccaaggcgacatactcagccggatgaaacccttttctaacaagtccttcagtttctcctttagttccttcaattctatcGGTTCCATTCTATagggtgggatagatataggctgcgtgtctggcatcacatcaaccccaaaatcaatctccctgtttgGTGGGATCTTAGAGAGCTCATCCGAaaagacctccggaaattcattcacaacaggcacaaatTCACCCCaaaccaaatggtagatacaccctttattaatcatcttcgtggccttaaggtaagaaataaacctattCTTCGGCACCACATcctcccccttccattcaatcactgactcattttGAAATTCAAAACTAATGGTcctggttcgacaatcaagcttagaaaaacatgaataaagccagtccatccccattattacatcaaaatcaaccatccccaattctaTGAGATCGACCagggtgtcccgaccatgcatcGTGACAACACCATCCCTATAAACCCATGCAGccataatagactcaccaacttgagtagatacagagaatggctcaaGAAGTTGTTctagttctatcccaaattccatagcaacatatggagtgacatatgacaaagtggaactgggatcaataagagcatatacatcatggtattggacagtcaatatacatgtgacaacatctggagaagcctctgaatcccgATGCCTCCGCATAGAataaaatctgctgggtcctcccgaactctgtgcaccacccctagctgcaccacgccctacgggtgctggggtgcctcgagctggaggaggtgttgtggatgtagtagttgCAGAGCTAGCTGGCTGTGTCGTACTTCTGCCCATGATCCGGCGGGACGAGCAGCAATCCctatgaatgtgacccctcacaccgcACCCGTAGCATATAGGTAGGTCTATGAAGCAaaccccaaagtgcatcctcccaaaCTTAggtcatgggggcctccgctactGCTAGAATCTCACATGCTGGTGGGGTCCCATGTTTCCCTCACAGGGCCCGGATGGTGGTgcactgtcacaacccaaaccgatgggctgcgacgggcacccagtaccttactcaaccgagtaccaacgtaacgtatctttcttattatatcatcatatacatgtgacatacgagcctaataggccaacatgatcatttataaactcaaaacataggtcgacaaggtcgtacaatctttcacgtatatGACATatttctacaagcctctaagagtacataattgtcataaaggtcgagacagagtcccgccataccaaacaatacacatctaaattgtACTGACCAAACATGCAACTCCAACGAAAATGGAGCGCACTAACATCTCCTGCTgaactgatagcctacttggagggctctcgacctgtctatcgggacctgtgggcatgaaacgcagcatccccaggcaaaaggaatgTCAGTACaagtaatgtaccgagtatgtaaggaatgaaaaacagtaaacaatagacatgagaaaaacatagagtaaaagactcgacatgtatgtctgaataaatttgtgaatcattaatatttataatgtcgtGCATATGCATACagaatgtcatatcatgcataggtatatgcgtaaataacatcatcaagcctctaaggacatcccatcatatcatctcggccactgttgGTAATTCATcagcgtataccagctgatcaggtggtggtgcgtatataacgccgtaacctttttccatatcccatttacatataatatatgcgtatataacgccatctggtcatgggtcaatgtacatgtataaatgtatgaaatgcataagaaatacgttaataagatttcttggaatgtcataaaatcaatatgcctttcggataaactttatcaaatacgtatttttctgagacccgtgaacagaagatataataatatgtcacatggggtatcaagaacatagagacccctagtatttctatgtaTAGAGTTGTTTATGaaaactgtgcgtttgctcgttttgtttgtatcgaattgatcatgccaaaaatagagaaaggatagccttaacatacctggagtagggaaatatccgtatgatattcttggaaaaggttgcaccgtaatCCTTTAGAATTGTAAATATCGTTGCTATTACACCGTATAACTTTGTGTGAAATTTTATTGAAGCTTCATCCGTCACTTGGCAGACCTCGCTTTCATTCATATGGAGTGACATCATTTCATTGTAAGTTGCTCAATGCAATAAACATTCCCACTTTTCTCATCAAACGCATCATTTTTTCTTTGTCAAGAGCACGAACATCACTTATCAAACCTCTTTGCTTTAAGCATAATGATGGATCTTCCATGACCTCATCCCATCCGATTCCTTCAATCCATATAGAATTGCAAATCTCTTCAAAGTGCAGTTGTATCATATGTATTTTAATGATTTATGTTGAAGTCTTTATTAAAGAGAGTGGCCCCACCCTTTGTATGACTAAGCCACTATTATTCTTAATATGCCACATATAGGTGAGCTTTAAGAGTCACATTTTTGTGACTTTGTAAGCTACCACGTTAAAGACTAAATTCTTATCCAATAATTGCCCACTTATTTCCTTAATTAATTGGTTTATTCCCCATTAACAAATAATTGTCTagttatccacataattaggaattatctcaaattatttaaaatactacttgcttttaacacactttatacaccttactatcatggtcatgtggtaccttgtatggtactagtccataaataccgtgtattttagctcgggccgtattttatcccaaaatgtcaaacttcgacgaaattcattttctttgattcgtttatcctttcaccttcacgaatttactcatcatttgtttgaaattgcATAATACTTacaatctccaaataatcttgtccttgaaccgatgtcaattatcttacaacaaattcaacgtacaatactacacggtgtaacatcgtcgtaacaAATTACTACGGAgcgtaacatcgtcgtaataaattactgcggagtgtaacatcatcgtaataaatTACTGTGGAGCATAACATCGTCGTAATACATTACTGCGGAATGTAACAGCGACGTAAAAATGTGAGGCGTAACATGCACTCATCGAAACTTGATCGAATGACTGAGAtagccctgatgaccctcccataaatgccgacctaccaccaccagaagaaccacccaaGTTGCCCGCGGTCTGGGCCTTGCTGCTACCCTCACGCTCCCTTCTATTTTTCAGTTTACGATCttctgtagcttgagaaaatgccaccatcttcccatagttcatatcggagtTCAAGATAGtcatagcggcctcattaataaccaatggGCTAAGGACCTGTACAAACCgatgcactctagcctccatagtgggaaacatgtgaataacatacttggacaggcgcgcgaattccatatggtactcccatacATTCATGCTACCCTGTTTTAGGCACTCAAACTCAGTGGCACGGGCCGCCATAATCtcagcaggcaagaaatgatccataaaggcatcggtgaactcactccacctcgccggagggctccccttcTCACGAggctcctcccacatctcaaaccaagaataggccagccctttcaggcggtaggaggccaactccactccctccgtctcagtagcccGCATAACTCAGAGAGTCTTGTATATCTCATCAATGATGTCTTGGGGGTCCTTctcaggatcagtacctgtgaacattTGACCCTGGAACTAGCGGAATCCCCTGActgactagaagaagtaggtGTAACATCTGATCTCTAGGCCTGGgaggccactatctgagccaacatcgaTATGGCTcactaagatccccatcagaaacaccGGGACCAGAAACCAGATTATCAGTTAGAGGGACTGTTGCACCGTCAGTCGGTGTAGGAACTGGTGCAATCTGAGCAGGAATAGTAGATTCGGGCAGTGTAGtaattgggggaatatcctcactcctctggtgctcacccgcatcatcaaatatcgaatcgactgccactcctggggtgacattggctccttggccagttcttgcctttttCCTAGGCCCCATGTATTGAAAGTTAGAGTAAAGCACGAGTTGaatgaggaacaatcttacaatcagctttatcgcacgatcgagaacatcaaagaaaggtattattcctaagtgcccaagtagcctcctaattatagatgtggtcgacaacacacctataagaaggactctactagacacgactcccagacatcctaggacactttaaaaccttaggctctgatatcaagtttgtcatgccccgacctcgaggagcacgaccggcgctcaaccaagatacCTTGGCCTAGCAAGCCTGTAcaattccttctacccaacttacccatgaataaagtaAAATTTTTTTGTCATTAATTAGAAGAGATCATGTGAATAACaacagttcatttccattagttacgtcattaacaagttcCCAAAACAGTGCACTATACATTCATAGTTAAAGTGAGACAAATGATATAATTACAACAAGTTtagttcaaccttcccaaaataggatacaacccacactatgtctacggagcctctaacagaaacaaaagagttctatgatagtgccggcaacaaggcctcggctatacctcaaaatactatgtacatggaacaagagatacatgaccccaaaatgaagtggggatcACCAAGTCAGATGAGGAGAGAGTGTGATGCTATCACTAATTAATACCacttgctatggaaccacctgcatccattaaagatgcagcgcccccggtaaaagggacgttagtacaagtcaaatagtactagtgcgaaaaccaaacacctatgcaaggacttggaaatactacatgaatatgatgaatcatggtaacaataaaaggctttGTTAGCCATTAAATccatagcaaatttattaagagcttttaacagcatttataaattcataagtcggggatcctctacaacaacctttacacaaagcggccctaccgcctcaccccaacgcatgccggtggaggtgcaatcacaacaccagaaactctacacaaagaggccctgccgcctcaccccaatgtatgcgggtgaaggtgtattcacaatgccaaaaactatacacaaagcagccctgccgcctcactcccgatgtatgcaggtggaagtgtattcacaataccacaactctacacaaagcgtccCCGCCGTCTCACTCCAATGTAtccaggtggaggtgtattcacaatgccacatTTTGGATTCCCGAaatgataatagtttgtacaaaatagttcccttttaaatcaaccatttggcactattggccttagcaagtgtaggttcataaggtttcatcatgtgagaaataagtgtttaatcacattgatttcatacaagaacTCCTTCCcaaaaaggggtataacataatgaagtcaaaaatagagaatcattaacacacgagggttctaatacgttatgccaatcgggaataaattttactagtttgaataccccaacatcaatagcgtttcaagttcgactacacatgatagaattttacaaggattcgggaattctgattccagaagaagagtttagccttcgtACCTTGAAAGAGCTTTTTGTAGTGCCACAATAATGTCCCAACACTCCTAACGATGCCAATCTATAGAGGAGGAGAGAATTATAAGAACGATTATAAGAATTCGCATGGCAAGGGCTGTTACGATTATGACCCGACCTTTTCCTCAACTAATATAAGAATAAAACCACCCAATATGGTTCAACAACCTCCCCACAGTCTCTATTAGCTCATGCACATGATACATCTTCTCTCATCACCCACAATTaacccaaacccgaaattgaagaattgggggaagaaattcttacctttttgaaaCCCTAGAAAGTTCCTTTTAATGGAATTCCAAGGTTTGATCAAAGTAGAGTAGTGAAATACTTAGTCATcccttaggctagataaatgatatgggggtcgggttataaaattgaAAAAATGAATCCCCGACACAGatcatgcgaccgcataacacttttgcggtccgcaaaatagaccgcataatggccctccggaactgggcacccCTCCCTCACTCTGCAACCgatttgcggtccgcagacctattctgcggtcgcataatgagtCGCAGAACCACCCTTCGGAATTTTTTGTGTTAGGTCTGCGATGGGTTAtgtggcccgcaaaatgattatgcggccgcataatggaccgcataatggtccaaacatTTGCCTAGATTTTCTGCGGCAGATCTGCAGTCAACAGATCAATTCTGCGACCATAGAATGGGCTATAGAAACGCCCTGCATTTCCAAATATTTTCTTCAACTCTCCAACGATCCTATACGCTtaagtctacttcggcaccacgaaacccagGGATTTAGGTAAacatttatggggccttacacatAGCTTCTAGAGAAATTTCACAATTCTCAATAACTTCTTCTTCCAAGACCTTGTTCTTCTATAGGAGCCAACTCTTCCTCCTCAATCTCTAAGGAGTACATGTGTCTTTTATCCTTACACTTATGCCCTGGAGTAAAATTTTCATCACAAAAGAAACATATTCCATTGGCTCTCTTCTTATCCATCTCAGCTGGAGATAGCCTCCTCCTTCTATTATTATCAAAAGTAGGACTGAGTGGTTTCTTGTAGCCAAGTATATTTCCTCTAGCTAGACCACCAGTTCCTTGTCCAAAAGGGGTATTGTTCATAGTGTGAGCTGTAGAGGTGCCCTTGATAGCCTTGCTTTGGGCAGCAAAATTAGCCTCCTGTAATCTAGCTAAGTAATATACTTGAGGTAGGCTGCTAGGATTGCCCACTCTAATAGCATTACTAAGCTCAGGCTTCGGGTTATTCAAAATGATACTGATGGCATGTTCGGTAGAAAGGTTGATTCTAGTCATTACACTCACAAATGCCTTCCGATAGTCTTTTACTGACCATGTATGCTTGATATTCAGGAGCTCAGTCATATGATCTAAGTAATCAGCTCCAAAACTATCACAAAGAGCCCACAAGTATTCATCCCAAGTGGGGAGTGGCATCTTTCCACTACTCCTCATGTACCCCAAGTACCACTGTAAGGCATCCCCTTCAAAGTGCAAAAAGACTAGCTTCATTTTTTGTTGAATGGTAATGTCTTCATCAGCAAAACAATGTTCTACCTTATACAGCCAGGTCCTCAATTCATCCCCATTAAACTTAGGAAACTCAACCTTAGTGTATTTAGTAAAATGTATATTAGGCAAAGGTACATTGTGGCTGTTTTGGGTTTGTAGGTAATTGGTAACAGTGGTGTTGTTCTGGTGTTGGTAAGGTATGGACATGTAAGGAATTTGGTCATATAGTTGAGGGGGTATATGTGTATCTGAGTATAATAAGATGGAGGGTACTGTGTGGTCTGGTTGTAAGGAATGTATGAAAGCATCAATCCAGTTGGTGACCCTTGATTCCAAGTTATTGTAGGTTGATCATACCTTCCTTGCAGAGATTGAGTGGGCAAATTTTGGGGTTGGAAGGTGGTTGTTCTAGGATAAGGAGAGAGAAGCTTTGGGATCCCATAGGGTTGTCACAAAGGTTATAATTGGGGTTGAGCTGTAGATGTGTACatggttgtaacgacccggccgatcgttttgagagttagagccccgataccctattaactactttccttgtatttttttctgctattgtgacttgccgggaggtttcattttggattttggaagtgtttgggacacttagtccctaaatggaggtttaagccttaggattggcaccgtagtcggaactgtatgaagatgacttcggaatggaatttcgtcgatTTCGTTAGCTTCGttgtgtgattttgggcttaggggcatgtccggattgtgttttggaggtccgtagctcatttaggcttgaaatggcgaaagtcaaatttttggagttttggaccggtagtggaattttatATATctaggtcggaatccgattacggaagttagagtaggtctatagtgttgaatatgacttgtgtgtaaaatttgaggacaatcggacatggtttgattGGTTCCGGCATCGGttatcgaatttggaagtttcgatttattttaagtttgaattggagggtgattcatgattttagtattgtttgatgtgatttgagggctcgactatgttcgtatggtgatttaggacttgttggtatgtttggttgaggtcccaggggcctcgggtgtgttttggatgatcaacggatcattttggacgttcgaaagatagcagatttttttctggtttttgttgcagaagtttgttcttcgcgttcgcgaacaagagctcgcattcgcgaaggtgtggccagtggaagcatcgcgaacgcgaggagtaGGACGTGTTCACATAGAGGAAAATGGAATAGGTGGGACCCTAAGGatttgttctacgcattcgcaTAGAGGAGAACGCGTTTGCAAAGGGTCTGGCAGGTGAAgctacgcattcgcgagaggactctcgcgttcgcgaaagaggaatttTGATCAGTGGATTTTTGTTCTAAACGCGAGGAGAtggccgcgtttgcgaagaaggattgCCTATGCAGTActtaaacatttcaaaatcaaGGGTTAGCCAtctttatcaaaacttgagtttggaagctcggatttggacaacatttcgagagattttcagaggaagtcattgggtaacgattcctaactcctttatggttataactcactaatctatcatttaatttcggatttggggtaaACAATTGGGGAAAATTAAGaaaagttcttagaccaaattttggggttttgatcgagattttggtatctaATTtaagtaaatttggtatggttagactcgtgagtgaatgggtgttcatatttagTAACTTTTGCCTGATTCTGAAACGTGGACCTGGGGAGACCttttgggcgtttttctaatttcttgccttagctttgatttcgttagctagattagtttctggTAGCTATATTTAtcttatgtaattggttttggctagatttgagccattcggagtcggatatttatggaaagagcattgtgaaggattgatttgagcttggttcgaggtaagtggcttgcctaaccttgtgtgggggaactccccttaggatttggtactgtttgatatgtgaccgtcgtgtacgtgaggtgacgagtatgtacacgggctatttgttgtaaaactccatttttcactaagtcataacttgtttccTCCTTATTTGAagcacactagcatatgtaactatcttGTTTAGagtagaatagcatgcctacttgtttaactgcctatttgaactttgtgcagcatgtttagtgaaattacctgctttccttgacttgaacttagtctaaactataGGATTTCTTGTTGTAACTGTTATTTCGATTGGAtgcgctgcatatttattttggaactacaaaacggtattccgggaaatCCTcccgtactgcatatttactttgggactacggaacggtattctgggagatccccttgtactgcgtatttactttgggactacggaacagtattctgggagatcccccgttctgcatatttattttgggactacggaacaacattccgggagatccccctgcacatttatatttgggactacgagacggtatctcaggagattCCCTGTTGTTACcactgtgttctgagctgttgtctttcattgattctattcctgttagatttccatatttattttttctgtgatatttcattctgtcttatttcattatatttataccagtagggccctgatctgatctcgtcactactcgactgagattaggcttggcacttactgggtatcgttgtggtgtactcatgccctttcctgcacatgtttttcgtgtgcagatccaggttcatcttaccagcctcatcactagttgcagtcgctgctgcttattggagacttcaaggtacatctgctcgcgccCGTAGATCCTCGgggtccccctctatccccctatgtttattttgttttctctttctatagaaatgatgtatagaacagttaagacttcttagttgCTTATGACTTGCGGGTTTTCAGGTTTTAGGAATTGTTTAGTATATTTCAAAGGTGATAATTGtttatgccgagtggcattcagttgcttattagatatttgttactgttagtggtTTATGTTCAGGTTGTTATCTCATCtctgcaaagtgttaggcttacctagtcgtagagactaggtgccgtcacgacaacTCACGGAGggataaattgggtcgtgacaagttggtatcggagctctaggttcataggagtcgtgagtcacaagccggtttattagagtctcgtggatcggtacagagacgtctgtacttatcttcgggaggttatGATACTGTTAGAACAGacatacttcttttgattccttgtcgtgcgagttattggcatcaaattctaaatattctctattctattccttcttgcagatggtgaggacccgtacagGAGGATCTGA containing:
- the LOC138905897 gene encoding uncharacterized protein; this encodes MGRSTTQPASSATTTSTTPPPARGTPAPVGRGAARGGAQSSGGPSRFYSMRRHRDSEASPDVVTCILTVQYHDVYALIDPSSTLSYVTPYVAMEFGIELEQLLEPFSVSTQVGESIMAAWVYRDGVVTMHGRDTLVDLIELGMVDFDVIMGMDWLYSCFSKLDCRTRTISFEFQNESVIEWKGEDVVPKNRFISYLKATKMINKGCIYHLVWGEFVPVVNEFPEVFSDELSKIPPNREIDFGVDVMPDTQPISIPPYRMEPIELKELKEKLKDLLEKGFIRLMFIDDILVYSRSQEDYADHFKAVLQTLYQHKLYAKFSKYEFWLESVTFLGHVVSREGIKVDPQKISVKELNLRQRRWLELLKDYDIDIMYHLEKANVVADTLSRKSIGSLAHLESYQRLLAEEVYRLASLGVRLADSSGGGVIVKNRAESSLVVEVKEKKYNDHCWDLEFKEHDWVFLKVSPVKDAMRFGKKGKLSPRYVRSYRIIQRIGQVAYSLELPLEMSLVHQVFHVSMFKKVIGDPSLIVTVETIEVNEELTYEEIPIAILDRQV
- the LOC138905898 gene encoding uncharacterized protein, which encodes MRATETEGVELASYRLKGLAYSWFEMWEEPREKGSPPARWSEFTDAFMDHFLPAEIMAARATEFECLKQGSMNVWEYHMEFARLSKYVIHMFPTMEARVHRFVQVLSPLVINEAAMTILNSDMNYGKMVAFSQATEDRKLKNRREREGSSKAQTAGNLGGSSGGGRSAFMGGSSGLSQSFDQVSMSACYASHFYVAVTFRSNVLRRCYAPQ